In a single window of the Mobula hypostoma chromosome 29, sMobHyp1.1, whole genome shotgun sequence genome:
- the gtf2f1 gene encoding general transcription factor IIF subunit 1, with protein MANLGSSSQAVTEYIVRVPKNNTKKHNIMAFNAADKINFSTWTQAKMERDLSNKKIYQEEEQPVFGAGSEYGKKLREESRKKKYGIVTREFKAEDQPWLLRVNGKAGRKFKGQRKGGVTENASYYIFTQCPDGAFEAFPVNAWYNFVPVAKHKTLTAEEAEEEWGRRNKVVNHFSIMLQKRLKDQDREEGEEEEEKVRKGKEKKKKGNDLQIHELEDDLEMSSDESDGESGNDSDTKRDTKAKKKGKAASKKKKKKGSDDEAFEDSDDGDFEGQEVDYISDDDSSDNNEVETEKAKTDKEEDGPKGIDEGSESSEESEEEKPAEDKEEDDDDKKSMGPERKEKKKKDSSDESESSDESDIESEAASALFMLKKKTPPKKDWRGSNNSSRGNSRPGTPTPQISTSNTLRAAASKLEQGKRQAGSAETPVAKRLKMDAGAQSASGKSTPQPQSGKSTPSSSDIQLTEEAVRRYLTRKPMTTKDLLKKFQTKKTGLSSEQTVNVLAQILKKLNPERKMINDKMHFFLKEIN; from the exons GCAAAAATGGAGCGTGATCTAAGCAACAAGAAGATTTATCAGGAAGAGGAGCAGCCAGTGTTTGGCGCTGGCAGCGAGTACGGCAAGAAACTGCGAGAGGAATCGCGGAAGAAGAAGTATGGGATTGTTACGCGGGAGTTTAAGGCAGAAGACCAGCCCTGGCTGCTGAGAGTTAATGGAAAGGCAGGTCGTAA GTTCAAAGGTCAGAGGAAAGGTGGGGTCACTGAAAATGCATCCTACTATATCTTCACGCAATGTCCGGATGGGGCGTTTGAAGCCTTTCCTGTTAACGCCTGGTATAATTTTGTCCCGGTGGCAAAACACAAGACTCTGACTGCGGaggaggcagaggaggagtgGGGAAG GCGCAACAAGGTGGTGAATCATTTCAGCATCATGTTGCAGAAGAGGCTGAAGGATCAGGAccgagaggaaggggaagaggaggaagagaaggTGAGGAAAGGcaaagagaagaagaagaaaggaaatgaccTGCAAATCCACGAACTGGAAGACGACCTGGAAATGAGCTCGGacgagagtgacggggagagtggCAATGATA GTGACACCAAACGAGACACAAAGGCCAAGAAGAAAGGGAAAGCTGCGtcgaagaaaaagaagaagaaaggcTCGGATGATGAAGCATTTGAGGACAGCGATGACGGTGATTTCGAGGGTCAAGAAGTAGATTACATCTCTGATGATGATTCCAG CGATAATAACGAAGTGgaaacagagaaagcaaagacCGACAAAGAGGAGGATGGGCCAAAAG GAATTGATGAAGGTTCGGAGAGCAGTGAGGAGAGTGAAGAGGAGAAGCCCGCTGAAGACAAAGAAGAGGACGATGATGACAAGAAATCCATGGGCCCTgagagaaaggaaaagaagaagAAGG ATAGCAGTGACGAGTCTGAATCGTCAGATGAAAGTGACATTGAATCAGAGGCCGCCTCAGCCCTCTTCATGCTG AAAAAGAAAACTCCTCCAAAGAAAGACTGGAGAGGTTCAAATAACAGTTCACGAGGGAACAGTCGCCCGGGCACACCCACCCCGCAAATCAGCACCTCCAACACTCTCAGAGCAGCGGCCAGCAAACTGGAACAAG GGAAACGCCAGGCCGGATCTGCGGAAACGCCTGTGGCCAAACGGCTGAAAATGGATGCAGGAGCACAGTCAGCATCTGGAAAATCCACCCCTCAACCACAGTCGGGCAAATCCACCCCCAGCAGCAG CGATATCCAACTGACAGAAGAAGCTGTACGCCGATACCTCACCCGGAAGCCTATGACCACCAAGGACCTGCTGAAAAAGTTCCAGACCAAGAAGACCGGGTTAAGCAGCGAGCAGACAGTCAATGTGCTGGCACAGATCCTGAAAAAGCTCAACCCCGAGCGCAAGATGATCAACGACAAGATGCACTTCTTCCTCAAGGAAATCAACTGA